A window of Sulfurimonas gotlandica GD1 contains these coding sequences:
- a CDS encoding DsrE family protein has protein sequence MKKFILLLAFIGLLSAEDATPRVVIDLTTSSVAKFEKNILKGIEVSKTHYRNNLKELEVAVVIHGEAYRYFLKDLKGTIYKDDKELIKVHADLKKRISTMSEAYDVEFLMCKVGMEKNKLEKNNLFDFVQLVPTSTIGLIDKQNEGFAYIPVRDN, from the coding sequence ATGAAGAAATTCATATTATTGCTAGCGTTTATAGGTCTTCTTAGTGCTGAAGATGCGACACCAAGAGTTGTTATTGATCTTACAACAAGTAGTGTTGCTAAGTTTGAAAAGAATATTCTAAAGGGAATCGAAGTTAGTAAAACTCACTATAGAAATAATTTAAAAGAGCTGGAAGTAGCAGTTGTTATTCATGGTGAAGCATATAGATATTTTTTAAAAGATCTTAAAGGTACTATCTATAAAGATGATAAAGAACTTATAAAAGTACATGCAGACTTGAAAAAAAGAATTTCTACTATGTCAGAAGCATATGATGTTGAGTTTTTGATGTGTAAAGTTGGAATGGAGAAAAACAAGTTAGAAAAAAACAATTTATTTGACTTTGTTCAATTAGTGCCAACATCTACTATTGGTTTAATAGACAAGCAAAATGAAGGTTTTGCGTACATTCCTGTTCGTGATAATTAG
- a CDS encoding DUF302 domain-containing protein: protein MKKIILMFVALFSASIVFAQGDLHLFDVDNKKGVITPTTIEKAFTDNGFSIAVNSEMNLPFKKQFQKTDFKVFTLLTVYHTKLSQDLVKKHPDAGVFTPLGVGIYQGLNEDTLHVSTLTSEAQAKILGFDDELLRTIEKEVLKSIKSALANAKHGYSEDSLKESRSLVSKFEFELDGAEWEGVKEELELGLENGFKPFGFVTPNYMDFNAEMTKEGTVESPFDFYVTYSICKLKVIYTVSQTRPEASAFAPCTLMVYKKKDEDKVVLGFPAVYNWMSSAKVEDKEAKAVLQQAQKDFESILKEVTE from the coding sequence ATGAAGAAAATAATTCTTATGTTTGTTGCACTTTTTAGTGCTAGTATAGTGTTCGCACAAGGAGACCTGCATCTGTTTGATGTAGACAATAAAAAAGGTGTAATTACACCAACAACAATTGAAAAAGCATTTACAGATAATGGCTTTAGTATCGCCGTCAACAGTGAGATGAATCTTCCATTTAAAAAGCAGTTTCAAAAGACTGACTTTAAAGTGTTTACACTTTTAACTGTGTATCATACAAAACTATCTCAGGATTTAGTGAAAAAACATCCAGATGCCGGTGTATTTACTCCACTTGGTGTTGGTATATATCAAGGTTTAAATGAAGATACTCTGCATGTTTCTACGTTAACATCAGAAGCTCAAGCAAAGATTCTCGGATTTGATGATGAACTATTAAGAACTATAGAAAAAGAGGTACTTAAATCTATTAAAAGTGCCCTTGCAAATGCAAAACATGGCTATAGTGAAGATAGTTTAAAAGAGAGCAGATCACTTGTTTCTAAGTTTGAATTTGAGTTAGATGGTGCAGAGTGGGAAGGTGTGAAAGAAGAACTAGAATTAGGTTTAGAAAACGGCTTTAAACCATTTGGTTTTGTAACGCCAAACTATATGGACTTCAATGCTGAGATGACAAAAGAGGGAACAGTAGAGAGTCCATTTGATTTTTATGTTACTTACTCTATTTGTAAATTAAAAGTTATATACACAGTATCTCAAACACGTCCTGAAGCATCTGCATTTGCACCTTGTACTCTGATGGTATACAAGAAAAAAGATGAGGATAAAGTTGTTCTTGGGTTTCCGGCAGTTTACAACTGGATGAGTAGTGCAAAAGTTGAAGACAAAGAAGCCAAAGCAGTGCTTCAACAAGCTCAGAAGGATTTTGAGTCAATCTTAAAAGAAGTAACAGAATAA
- a CDS encoding DsrE family protein, with translation MIKFLLVLLTFALLASAETEFAEPKPAIDNQRQIVFSIKSANDEDIHHVLSSANNVLKFYGPENVQMRIVAYYHGIKALLKANKEIALRVRALKLLDVEFVACGNTMKTKNIKEEELIEDTQIVTAGIVEMIERVKEGWVNIVP, from the coding sequence ATGATTAAATTTCTACTTGTTTTACTTACTTTTGCTTTATTGGCATCTGCTGAAACAGAGTTTGCAGAGCCAAAACCTGCTATTGATAACCAACGTCAAATAGTTTTTTCCATAAAAAGTGCAAATGATGAAGATATACATCATGTGCTAAGTAGTGCAAATAATGTGCTGAAGTTCTATGGTCCTGAAAATGTTCAGATGAGAATAGTTGCTTATTATCACGGGATAAAAGCTCTATTAAAAGCCAACAAAGAGATAGCACTTAGAGTAAGAGCTTTGAAACTTCTTGATGTAGAGTTTGTAGCTTGTGGCAACACAATGAAGACAAAAAATATAAAAGAAGAAGAACTAATAGAAGATACCCAAATCGTAACGGCTGGAATAGTTGAGATGATAGAGAGAGTTAAAGAGGGCTGGGTCAACATAGTCCCTTAA
- a CDS encoding thioredoxin family protein, with protein sequence MNKILIVLLITASSLLSVEFHSYKDALKLQEQSKKIIMIDVVKTGCHYCEDMDRNVFRDKEMSKWLNERFISVKINLNNEELPLGIKVHFTPTFYFVDSNKKILKTIPGSWNIEDFKDLTKGIK encoded by the coding sequence GTGAATAAGATACTAATCGTTTTACTTATTACTGCTTCTTCTCTTTTATCAGTTGAGTTTCACTCGTATAAAGATGCTTTAAAGCTTCAAGAACAGAGTAAAAAAATCATAATGATAGATGTAGTTAAAACAGGATGTCACTATTGTGAAGATATGGACAGAAATGTTTTTAGAGACAAAGAAATGAGTAAGTGGTTAAATGAGAGATTTATCTCTGTTAAAATAAACTTAAACAATGAAGAGTTGCCACTAGGTATAAAAGTACATTTTACACCTACCTTTTATTTTGTAGATTCAAATAAAAAGATATTGAAGACAATACCTGGTTCTTGGAATATTGAGGACTTTAAAGATCTTACAAAGGGGATTAAATGA
- a CDS encoding MBL fold metallo-hydrolase, protein MKSLLILLVFIHSLLAFDYTLKPQKVSAETHCFFGLPEVMDERNNGNMVNSCFVNMGTSYLVIDSGPTYLYAKQAYSKMKEIKDLPISYVINTHTHDDHYLGNSFYNEIGVDIVGSNEFENETKLEKTRMQMNILEDAYSGTKQVFPNILVENKTISIDAKEINIESVNKKAHTKSDLLIYIPEFSTIFVGDLVFNERIPSIRDGNLKNWIEALDKIKSMDVKYIIGGHGKIVDKSSIDATYKYLTQLVDKISLALENGIDIADTVNNVSMKDFKDFKMYGSLHRQNVEIAYRMLEWSSE, encoded by the coding sequence TTGAAATCACTTCTAATACTTTTAGTGTTCATTCATTCTCTCCTAGCTTTTGATTATACTCTTAAGCCACAAAAAGTCAGTGCAGAGACACACTGCTTTTTTGGCTTGCCAGAGGTGATGGACGAGCGTAACAACGGTAATATGGTCAACTCCTGTTTTGTTAATATGGGGACTAGCTATCTTGTGATAGATAGTGGTCCTACATACTTGTACGCAAAACAAGCATACTCAAAAATGAAAGAGATTAAAGATCTTCCAATCTCTTATGTTATAAATACTCATACACACGATGATCACTATTTAGGTAATTCATTTTACAATGAAATAGGTGTTGATATTGTTGGCTCTAATGAGTTTGAAAATGAGACAAAACTAGAAAAAACTAGAATGCAAATGAATATACTTGAAGATGCTTATTCAGGGACTAAACAAGTATTTCCAAATATTTTAGTAGAGAATAAAACAATAAGTATAGATGCTAAAGAAATAAACATAGAAAGTGTAAATAAAAAAGCTCACACAAAAAGTGATCTTTTAATTTATATACCGGAATTTTCGACAATTTTTGTTGGTGACTTAGTCTTTAATGAAAGAATACCATCCATAAGAGATGGAAATTTAAAAAATTGGATAGAGGCACTGGATAAAATAAAATCTATGGATGTAAAGTATATTATAGGTGGTCATGGAAAAATAGTAGACAAGAGCTCAATCGATGCTACATATAAATACCTGACTCAGTTAGTGGATAAGATTTCATTAGCATTAGAAAATGGGATAGATATAGCCGATACTGTAAACAATGTTAGCATGAAAGATTTTAAAGATTTTAAGATGTACGGTTCTCTACATAGACAAAATGTTGAGATAGCGTATAGAATGTTGGAGTGGAGCAGTGAATAA
- a CDS encoding porin: MKKSSMIKLAAGAAAVLLMSTSAQAGYTMKKKVGDIDTKLTFYGFAQLEAVGGDGMKIKESGSVAKANSDVAFRAQRIRLGWNYVAGKAFAKVFLDFNQKNDPGDAGSDATDGAAMPGMIKDAFVGYLADDAFFVKLGLMKMPNGMSFTMPGWNLDITERGLDKSLAMERNTGLMISGRDIGFGNNGKVNGFEMGHERPWIGFGYDIMVANQASRSAAANSIEFGGNAYAVRGMFDYTEKLHIEASYAVSENADGLNALTTNGEDYSNYNIGIDSNLQELSLKAEYFDAHNITGIKNYDEQVWTATAGYLVTPTLELVGKHMQGTAKNPASATNSKSSELGNTYLGFNFFINPPYEGFSRMEKRNRNQHKIAFNYIVASGNGATEVAADKWSGLSGYRADAFIAQYQIKF, translated from the coding sequence ATGAAAAAAAGTTCAATGATTAAATTAGCTGCTGGAGCAGCTGCGGTATTACTAATGAGTACATCAGCACAAGCTGGTTATACAATGAAGAAAAAAGTTGGTGATATAGATACTAAACTTACTTTCTACGGTTTTGCACAACTTGAAGCAGTTGGTGGTGACGGTATGAAAATCAAAGAATCTGGTTCAGTAGCAAAAGCTAACTCTGATGTTGCATTTAGAGCACAGCGTATTCGTCTTGGTTGGAACTATGTAGCTGGTAAAGCTTTTGCTAAAGTTTTCTTAGATTTTAATCAAAAAAATGATCCGGGTGATGCTGGTAGTGATGCTACAGATGGTGCGGCTATGCCTGGTATGATAAAAGATGCTTTCGTTGGTTATCTTGCAGATGACGCATTTTTTGTGAAACTTGGTCTTATGAAAATGCCAAATGGTATGAGTTTTACTATGCCAGGATGGAATCTTGACATTACTGAAAGAGGGCTAGATAAGTCACTTGCAATGGAAAGAAATACAGGTCTTATGATTTCTGGCCGTGATATCGGTTTTGGAAATAATGGTAAAGTAAATGGTTTTGAGATGGGTCACGAACGTCCATGGATAGGTTTTGGTTACGATATTATGGTAGCAAATCAAGCAAGTAGAAGTGCAGCGGCAAACAGTATTGAATTTGGTGGAAATGCTTATGCGGTTCGTGGTATGTTTGACTATACTGAAAAACTTCACATAGAAGCTTCTTATGCTGTATCTGAAAATGCTGATGGACTAAATGCATTAACTACAAATGGTGAAGATTATTCAAACTATAACATTGGTATTGACTCAAACTTACAAGAGTTAAGCCTTAAAGCTGAGTACTTTGATGCGCATAACATCACAGGTATAAAAAATTATGATGAACAAGTATGGACAGCAACAGCTGGTTATCTTGTAACTCCAACCTTAGAATTAGTTGGTAAACATATGCAAGGTACAGCTAAAAATCCTGCATCTGCTACAAATTCGAAGAGTTCAGAGTTAGGAAATACTTACTTAGGTTTCAATTTTTTCATCAACCCTCCTTACGAAGGTTTTTCTCGTATGGAAAAACGTAATAGAAATCAGCACAAAATCGCATTTAACTACATTGTAGCAAGCGGTAACGGTGCAACTGAAGTTGCAGCTGATAAATGGAGTGGCTTAAGTGGTTATAGAGCTGATGCATTTATAGCTCAGTATCAAATAAAATTCTAG